The Ipomoea triloba cultivar NCNSP0323 chromosome 13, ASM357664v1 genomic interval CATATTTAACAGCTCTTCATTTCTTGCTAATATGTTCTAGATGGATCTTGtcatacataatttttgtatacaattTACCTTAATCTCATATGTAGTTCATGAGTTATTACGTAGGAGTATATATAATTGATCCAGTGTACATCCTCGAATAATGACTATAAATTTCatcataaatttattaataaaaaaaaaaaagaaacatgtTCATTATTATTATGCCAGTAATGCATGACTTGTCTAGAAGGATGAGTTTGTGTAGTTGCATGACCTCAAGGGTTTTAGAAATACCAAAAACAATAAtacatgatttttattttattttttctcttatgtttaaaatatttaattaagtagTCTTTATTCTGGGCGCACACTTGAGAACATTATtccatatattaataatgattaTGTGAAGAGTTGTGTTAATTGGATGGTGACAAATCATGCATGAATATGTAAACTCTGATTTTCAGTTTTTTAATGTTCCTCCTATACGCATGTTTTCTCACGGTTGATTCTGATCTATTAGTACAATTTGGTATAAGTTTATCtattatttccttttctttctttaatttggaaaaaaataatgataattggTAAATGATAGTACAAGGCAGGTAAAAGATTGATGTTTCTCATGTCGCCTATAGATATGAGAATTGTATCACTTACAAGCTAATTAAGTTATCGACTCTTTCTGTCTCAATGGGGGAACACTCCCAAACTAATTgctttataataattttgtggCCTGGCATTGAtttaaataatagttattatgcCAAACACATTGTGCATGCTCAGATTACCTCTGTGACTCATCAGAGGAAGATCACAAGATTCGGTGGtagggtattgactctttgaactacagaaaatagagaaagtatataacaaacactaccttgtaatagagccaatagtactaaaaaaaaacttaataataaaaaaaaatataataataataataaaagtaaccATCATCTTTATTTTCACAGTCCAATTCATACAACAGTACACTTACCAAGGCCAAGGGGCCGGGCATATATGTTATATTACTTGATCCAATCAAACCATTACTTAATGCGGTGGTGCTTGCTCATAACTTTCACGGCAAATtgatgtgtggaccataataaaatgtacatttttaatgtactaaatgtacattatttttgtactgaatgtacattatttttatattataaaaataatatacattcagtacaaaaataatgtacatcccctgaatataatgtacattatttttatactgaatgtacattatttttatattgaatgtgcattatttgatagtatggtccacacaataatgattgaacttTCACATCCCACAGatagtattaaaattatttctttaatcTTTTCAAAAATCCTAATCAATCATTAGCCTTTTGGCTAGGTAAGGAAAACAAActttcaaaaatagaattaaaaaaaataaaagtaaagaaaaataataataataataacaaacaaacaaaactccATTTACCTCCTCATGAGCCTAGGCTGATTCATGAAGTCCAAGATATAATTTAGTAAATAGTGACGGAGTCACTAtggggcagtgggggcacctgcccccactcaccccacccccaccccatatatagctttgtatgtatatatgtatatatatacatgttttagatataaatatataaaaacagatgCAATAAACAAAGTGTTAGCTAGACAAGTTGGTAGAGTTGTGTTTTGCTTTAGCCAAGGTCATGTGTTTGAATCCTATGAGAAGCACAAGTGGTTATTTGAATCTTGTAGCTTctttagagatttttttttttggtatatatatatatatataatagattaatatgCACAAGATGTTAGGTTGACTAATTGGTAGATGTATTTGGGTTCAATTCCCTTATTGCTTCAAAAaagttttatgaattttttaaatttgtatatatatatatatatatatatatatatatatatataatgagatatgtaatttataattttttttctatttgaattaatttatcaaattaattatgtttcatattttgttataaatatttttataaagttttgatgtgctTTATTTATCGCCtatatctaacaatatttattattatatttatttaagtatttcttctttttttttaactatttattttattttaatatttcgcCCTAACTAGAACAAATTTCTGGATACGTCACTGCTAGTAAAGTCAAAAAATTTGggttaacaattttttaaaaaaaatctttaatctAATTACAAACGTTTTGAGTAATATATACCTTTAAAATAGGTGGTGAATGGGTTAAAAAAATGGTTggagaaagaaataaaagaattgaGATAAGAGAGGTTTCTTATTCTATTATCTAATAATGTCTCTTACATGGTTTGCAACATATATAAACAACTAATCAAATAAgagatgtgtgtgtgtgtgaaccCTCAATCAAGGATTTTAGAGAAAGTTTGGCAATTAGCGAATAGTAGATTGTGTTAATTATtttaaccaatgaataataatagtTGTTGGATTGTGCACGATAAGAGGTGAAGAGGAAAACAGAAATGCTAACTGAATATTATTGAAGTGAGAGAGTTTGGTTACAGATTGAATGTAGAAGAAGAAGTATGAAGTATTTTATCTGTATTACAAAGGCTACCGGTATATAACGAAGGGAAAGTATGGATGGTGATGAAAGGATTCTAATGCCCTTTTCACTTGTCACCTTTCATCCTCCAACACCCCCCCCCCTAAGCTGAGCATGCAAGTCTTTGTATGCATGCCCAGCTTAGCATGAAAGTGAGAGAGACAAACACAATGAGATCCCTGCTCAATCAACAATGAACTCATCTGCTCAACTATGGCCCTTGGGACCAGTCTAATGGCATCCGATCTCTTCATGATTCTCAGCTTCTTGCAGGTATCAATGAATATCTCCCAAAGAACATCACCAACAAGCATCCAATCGCCATCCTTAACCTCATAAGTGAGAACATATTCAGATTCAAATCCTTCAATTTGCTATCACTTAAAATCTCTTTTCCATGAGCTCCATATTGACCAAGGAAGGGTTTTGTTCCACTAGAGCTGAACAGTGAACCAAAGAAAACAACAAGGATCCTCAGCAGGAAAATTAGTGATACCAGTAAACATTTCTTCAAAATAGTAGCAAAGTGGAAAGCAGCAGAAATCCACTTCTCAACTTTATCCAATATGTCTTTTCTGCTCAGAGACTCTTCTTTTGCTTTCAGTATCTGATTATCCATGTCAGCCAGTAACTCTGTGGGCTCAACATTTCCAGAGTCAATTAGTGACAGTATTTTTTCTCTAGCAGCTTCGGTATCTATCAATCTCAATGTGAGCAAGGGAAAAAATTTCTTCGAGCTCAGTTTGCCTTTTAAAAACAATCTCCTTCATCTTGCTAGCTTTCAACTGATCAAGTCTTTCAACTTCCACTTCAGCCTGCTCAATCACATCTAGAGCAAGAGCACCAGGAATGTTCACATCATCCACTGAAGCTGATATGTTGCAAGTGACATGATCAAACAAACTTCTTTTGTCCCCAGGGGTATCCCTCACAGCTATTGTAGTAGAATATCCCTTGAAAAGTTTTTGGTTCACATCTGCTCCAATACTCAGTAGTTTCCTCACGAGTGCGACATTGCTGTTACGCACAGCCAGGAACAATGCGTGGACGTTGGTCTTAAACTCCTCGTAACCGGCTCGAACTTCGTTGGGAGACTCCTCGCGCAGCACCACCTCCGCCTTGCGCACCTTGAGACACACATCGCCGACGAAGTTGACGTCGACGAAGGAATCGGAATCGTGGAGGCACTTAATCGCCGCTGTTGGACCGTTCTTCCGCTTCATTGCTTCTTCGATGTTTGCAGTTGCAATCTCGATCTCGGATCGAAGCTCTCCAACTCGGTTCTTCAGATCCGAGACTCTTCGCTCTCCTTGCGATTTTTCAGCAGCAAAGTCGCGAATCAGAGTCAGCAGCTGCTTCTTCTTCCTTGTTCGCCGCTGCGGCGACGATACAACGACTACAAGCTCTGCGCTTCTGCTTTACGCGGATCTGCTTCGGGTGAAAATTGTAAATAGAGAACTAATGAGCACTTTACTCAAACTCTGAATAGAAACAGAATCAAACAGAGGATTAATGAGCTCTGCGCTCAATCTCTTCACGGATCTGCTCCATGGAGTACGATTGAAGACGGAAAACTGAGGATTAACGTGCACTTTGCTCGAAATCTCCACGGATATGCTCCGTGAACTGCCGTCTATGCTTGATTGGAAGAGCACTGCGCTCGGATTGAAAGGCGAACTTGCTCCTCTGCGAAGCGAAGATCCTTTGTCGATCTGTCGCTGGAGAAGAAGCTTTGAGGCTTTGAATCCATCGCTATCTCCTACGGCGGACGTTGTTACTCCTCTACGGAGTAATGATCCACTGTGGATCGGTCGCCGGAGAAGAACAAGTGGCTCAGCGTCAGCGGTCTCCAAGCTTCGATTCGCCGGTGTCGAAAGCCGCGTCGGCATGGCTCCCTCACCGGcactctgataccatgttggaTTGTGCACTGTGTGCACGATGAGAGGTGAAGAGGAAAACAGAAATGCTAACTGAATATTATTGAAGTGAGAGAGTTTGGTTACAGAttgaatgaagaagaagaagaagtatgaAGTATGTTATCTGTATTACAAAGACTACTAGTATATAACGAAGGGAAAGTATGGATGGTGATGAAAGGACTCTAATGCCCTTTTCACTTGTCACCTTTCATCCTCCAACAATAGTGGTTTGTAAAAAcagtatttgataaattaattatttaatatattattagcGTATAACATGAAAtgacatataaatatatgaatttattactttatttatttaactgtCTTTACATTATctttaattgaattttcatcAAATTATCTACCCCTATAGCCATCAGAAGTTACCCACAATCTAGGCAACCAGGTGTTGCTGCAACTTTTGTCCAGGTCTCACAACAACGCAATCCAGAAATAGCTAAATCGTCTATCAATTCAATATTGATTAGGATCTCTACCAAAAGGGACCACCGATAAGGTATAGTTATATCCTCTTATGATCTTGCCTACCTATTCTATTACTTAATTTTTCAAGCAAGATTTAAACGGTTTATAATTCTATTTACCAGGATGAAGTGGTAATTTCAATGGCAAGATTGATTAACTTGCTCTGAATTTGTAACTTGCTCTGATacaaaattgtcaaataagcgCTTATCACAAAGCTAAAAGGTATAGTAGTGAATTcacaatttatttcattatatttgcgTAGCAGTCAACGCCATGTTTTGATAGCATGATACTGAATTCGGTCCTTCAAACCTCCGCACAACACTATTCATGATATTTTGTAAACATTGGAGAAGTCTTACAATTTTCCTCACATGTACCACCCAGACACTTGGCACTTGTTTATCATTCATTCATTATTCATTCATTCTATGACTTACACTTTATATATACTCCACACACTTAAgttttttggtcattttactcAGTTGATATGATATTGGTAATTTTACAATTCAAAGGGgagaatttaaattatttttaaaattttttaggctaaagtgtcatcccgcaccatgaactatatcggATTGTTCAAGCCGTACCCTAATCTTTCAAAACATATATTTAGATCCATTTAccatgaattttttttcatttagcatttttagcaggtttcccaGTTACCATGATGACATGGCACCGATTTAAGCTGACGTGGACTTTTAGTATAATGTTGACCAGCaaaacaattgttttttttttttggtaaaattgcATCTATTCTTGTTACTCTTCATTAACTGGCCTTCTCTTTAGTAGTTGAGCGGTTACGAGTTTGCGTAATATAAGCCAATCACAAAGTGGTTGAATTCAGTGATGGTCGCCATTCGCTTCGCTATCTTTGTAGCCGTGTTTAGCATGGATGGTAATTGTGAATACAAtcacaactacaattttattttacttctcaAATCAAACAAATATTGTAGTCAACCTTCATTCCTTCCTGACCCCACCTACctttttaatttcaatcattTATCAGTCATCGTAAATTTCATGTgcttttaaatttcatttgctTTTTCTTTCATTTGCCTAATACAAGCGATCGGTGATAGTCGCGATTCGCTTCGTTATCTTTGTAGCGGGGTTTAGCGTTGATGGTGATTATAACTGGGTATAGTAATACTTTCAACACAACAAAGGCAAGATCCCATGAACGGAGCTCCGCAGCTTCACCTCTCTTCTCTAATTTTTCCGGCGACCTGGAGCTCTAACAGTTTAACGGTGGCGCTTCTATGTCCGGGTGGCTCCCACCGGTGATAGTTGCTGCAGCATAAGGTTTATTCCAATGTGGACAAAGGACAATGACGTGGAGAATGGTCATGATgctagaaagaaagaaaaaagtcaATGTTAGCATATTATTACCTGCAACTTGTAAGAAacctgctaaaaatgctagatgaaaaaaattaatggtaaatggatctaaatatatattttgaaagattagggtgcggcatgaacaatccgatatagttcatggtgtgggatgacactttagccaatttTTATGAAGTCTTTAAAAGCTCATTGTATTCAAAAGTCATTGACTTTTATAACCGgtttttattaattaagatTGTTGTAGACTTTTTTCTTCACTTGGTAACTCTATCTAGCtctataaacatttttttatctACCTGAACTCTACATATATAGTtttgggataagggtcaaatagaccctccaactatatatcaaagtgcaattagacccttgaACTTATAAAACTTCCAATTGAACCATTCAACTTATTACAATtgtacaattaacatatttaacaGGTTATCAAAAGATAACAAGTTAATTTTGCTTGCTTGGCACCTGATATTGcatctcattaaaaaaaataattaccagCAAGTAGAAGCTGTCAGTTTCTTCGTCCGATCAAACATTGACAAAGAACACAACATGATTCTCCATTAGATTTGAACCGAGAAGGCTGTTGGTTTTTCCGTCAACCATGGCACCTTCCTTTAATGGTGACCTCTATCTTCCTCTCCTAACCTCCCCAAAGAAGACAAGCATAGACATTCAACATACAAACACATACAAAGAACATATGAATACTCATATATGGAAGCAGACAATGAAAGGAGGAATATGAAAGAAGTGTCAGGCAATGGAATAGGAAAATAATGGATGAAAACCTTACAATTCCTTGGTGTTCTTGAAGCTGATATCTGCAAGGTTGAAGAAGCACAAAGAAGGGATTGAGGCAGGCAGTGGAATAGTGCTGCATATATAGGCACAAAACCCTAGGTGTTGGCATTTCACAGCTAGGAGTAGGGCAATTGGATGGGtctttttacaaatttaaattcTCAAGTGATGATCTTAggctaaaaaaaattggataaggtttgtataaaatataatatgattgataTAGGAATATAAAAGGTTTGTTTTGAAATCAAATTTGGTTTGAAAACAAAGCTATAAGGTTCACAGGTTCGTCTCAGATAGACTTTTGGgtaaaaattttgataaataaatttatcccTTAAATAGGGCTTTTAAAACCATAAGTAttcttataaatattttgtactaAGTCTTTCAAAATAaaggatttaaaatatttaatttgcccacttatttggtaaaataattgtAGGGGTGAAATTATATTTATGGTTTCATTTTGAAACTTGAAGGTGGAAAATTATTTTGGGGTCTCACAAGAGCTCTCGATGCCAAAGTGAGCAATGTTACCACTTCTAGGGAcccaaatgaaaatgcataaggTGATGATCATGAGCAAGAAGTGGAGgaaaaaagagataaaaaaaaaacctcaccAAAAACCAATGGTGCAAGGAGAAACAATGTAAAAGGAAATGAGAAGGTTGATGCATTAGTGTATCAGCCATCGCTACCCTATCCCGAGCACGTCAAGAAAGATATGGACAAAACCTCAATATGATAAGttccttcaacttttaaaaagaATTGCATACTAACATGTCGTCTGTTGATTCCTTATGACAAATGTCACGGCATGCTAAATTCTTGAAGGAACTCCTCACTAATAAGAGGGAGTTAGAGGACTTAGCCACAATGGTACTAGGTGAAGAGTATTCATCCATTGTACACAAGGATATGCCGAAAAAGCTCCAAGATCCTTGAAACTTCACTATTCCATGCCATATAGGTGATACCAATTTTAACAAAGCTTTAGCCGATTTAGAAGCAAGCATCAATTTAATGCCATTTTACCATTTTAAGAAATTGGACTTGGGCAGCCTCAAGCCAACACATAATTGCATCCAATTAGCTAACTAGTCGATTAAGCACCCACGTGGTATTGTAGGAGGACATGTTGGTGAGAGTAGATAAGTGCATTTTCCTCGTGGATTTCATCATCATAGACTTGGATCCCCATGTTGAGGTTCCATTGATCCTAGGTAGTCCATTGTTTTGCAACCACTAGGGTACTCATCAATGTTGGGAGTGAGAAGCTAGTCATTCCTGTTAGTGACGAATGTGTTAGTTTCAATGTGTCTAGATTGATGAAGTATCCTATGCTAGTGGATGATAGGTGTTATTATGTGGCTTTTTTGCATGAGCATATTGGGATGATAATGCCTAGTTTACTTGGTGGGGTTTGTAAGGGAATTAATTTGAGCATTTCACATTGTGATGAAAATTTTGAGTGTTTGGTGCATGATAAACAAGATAAGTGTAGTGTGAATGAAAATGAACTTGTAGTTGATCATGATTGTGTTAATGTTCGTATGGTGTGTGAACATGAGTATGCTTGTGGAGATAATTGTGTATCGTGTGTTGGGAATTGCCAATGTGTTAGATTCTTTTGATTTGACTTGTATTGATAAATGTGTTGATTCTTGTATTATTAATATGCTTGAATTGATTGGTGAAGTTGACGAGGTGAATGATGGAATGAAAAAAGGATGATTTAGAGGTAAGAAGTGAGAAGAGAATGAGAGATGGTGAGAAGGAAGTGAGTGGTAATAAGAAGAATGAGTTGGCGGTGGAAACTTTAGTGCAACACGCAATCCAAACCCCCTACAATTGACCTTAAATCGCTAAGTGATAACTTAGAATTATGTTTCCCTAGGTGAGGGGTCAACGCTCCTAGTGGTGATTTCGTCTAAGTTTGAAAA includes:
- the LOC116001120 gene encoding 65-kDa microtubule-associated protein 1-like; the encoded protein is MPTRLSTPANRSLETADAEPLVLLRRPIHSGSLLRRGVTTSAVGDSDGFKASKLLLQRQIDKGSSLRRGASSPFNPSAVLFQSSIDGSSRSISVEISSKVHVNPQFSVFNRTPWSRSVKRLSAELINPLSAELVVVVSSPQRRTRKKKQLLTLIRDFAAEKSQGERRVSDLKNRVGELRSEIEIATANIEEAMKRKNGPTAAIKCLHDSDSFVDVNFVGDVCLKVRKAEVVLREESPNEVRAGYEEFKTNVHALFLAVRNSNVALVRKLLSIGADVNQKLFKGYSTTIAVRDTPGDKRSLFDHVTCNISASVDDVNIPGALALDVIEQAEVEVERLDQLKASKMKEIVFKRQTELEEIFSLAHIEIDRYRSC